CACGCGCTCACGCTCGACCACCTCTCCGGCGGGCGCGTGCTGCTCGGGCTCGGCCTGTCCGGGCCGCAGGTCGTCGAGGGCTGGTACGGGCGCCCCTTCCCCCGCTCCCCGCTGACCGCGACCCGCGAGTACGTGGACGTGGTCCGCCAGGTGCTACGCCGCGAGGCCCCCGTACGGCTCGACGGACGCCACCACTCCCACCCGTACACCGGCCCGGACGGCACCGGCCTCGGCAAGGCGCTCAAGCCGATCACGCACCCGCTGCGCGCCGACGTCCCGATCCTGCTGGGCGCCGAGGGGCCGAAGAACATCGCGCAGACCCTCGCCATCGCCGACGGCTGGCTGCCCCTCTACTGGACGCCCGACCGCTGGGCCGAGGTCTACGCCCTCCCGGACGCCCTCCCGGACGCGCTCCCGGAAAGCTTCCTGGTCGCCCCCATGGTCCGGGCACAGCTCTGCGAGGACGTGGCGGCCGGACTCCTTCCGGTCAAGGCGATGCTCGGCTTCTACATCGGCGGCATGGGGCACGCGGCCCGCAACTTCCACGCCGACCTGATGGGGCGCATGGGATACGAGAAGGAGGCCCGCCGCATCCAGGAGCTGTTCGCGGCGGGCCGGCGCGAGGAGGCCGTGCTCGCCGTGCCGGACGCCTTCGCCGACGAGATCTCGCTCGTCGGCCCCCGGGAGCGGATCGCCGAACGCCTGGAGAGATGGCGGCAGGGCCCGGTGACGGACCTCCTTGTCACGGCACCGGACCCGGCCACGCTCCGTCTGCTCGCGGAGCTCAACGCATAGCGTCAGCCGCCGCCGAGCTGTGAGGCGCTGGGGACCTTGTCCACGACCTCGGCGCCGGCGCTCTTGCCCGCGTCCTTGACGCTGTTGATGATGTTCTCGAAGGCGCCGACGTCCGCGTCGCCCGCCTCGCCCTTGCGGAGCTTCGTCCCCAGGTCCTTGAGCGACTCGATCCCGGCGGAGAGCGGCGCGACCGCCTTCGAGAGCAGCGGGTCGCCCTTGGCGTTGTTCACCGCCGCCTTGAGCCGGTTGTACGTGAACGCGCCCGCGAGGCCCGCCTTCACCAGGGCGAAGGTCCTGCCGTCCGCGCCCTTCTTGAACTTGCCCGCGCGGTACGGCTTCACGATCCACTGGTAGGTGGCACCGGCGGCCAGACCGGCGTTGGCCACGAACCGCGTCTTCGCCAGCTTCTGCTGCTCGAAGCTCGCCGAGGCCGTCGGGGCCTCGGCGGCGCTCGCACTCGTCTTGTCGTCGCCGCCGCCGCAGGCGCCGGTGGTCAGGAGCAGGGCGCAGGACAGCAGCAGTGCCACGACTCCGCGCGAAACACTTCTGGACAAGACGGACCTCCCTGGTGACGGTGGCGCCAGCCTCGCCCGGGGCCCTCCGTGCGGCCACCCGGGCGACCCCGAACGGGTGGCCGCAGCCGGTCCGCGCATCCCTCTCTACTGACGTCCTCGCAGGTCAGGGGCGTGGGACGTCCCTCCGCGTCCCTGGGACGCCGATGCCTCTGGCCCCCCGTCCGGCCCGATCGGACAGTGGTCACGAAGGTCGGTCCGGGACGGCTCCGGACCCGGAAGGGTGTGACGGTGAGACGCCGCGTCTGCGCAGCGGGAAACTGCCAGTGGTTCTACGCGAGGCCCGACGCCCGGCTCCGGCCGGGCATCGGCGCGTACCGCGGATTCCGGTCGACGGCGGGCCTGCCGCAGGAGCGGCTCGTGGTGCCGACCGGGAGGGTGTCGCTGCTCATCGGGTTCGGCAGCGAGATGCGGCTCGGCCGGACGGGGCGCGGGGCGGCGGGGGCCGCGGCGCCGGCGCACACCTCCGTGGTGTCCGGTCTGCACACCCGGGCCAGGGTCCTCGGCCACCAGGGCGACCTCCACGGGGTGGAGCTCACCCTCGCGCCCTGGGCGGCGTACCGCCTCTTCGGCGCCGCCCTCGGGGAGCTCGCGGACACGGTCACGGACCCGGCGGACGTCCTGGGCGGCCGGGTCCGTGACCTCGGCGCGGCCCTGGAGGCGGCCCCGGGGTGGCGGGAACGGTTCGCCCTGCTCGACGAGGCCCTGCTGCGCTGGACGGCCGATTCCGCGCCGTCCCACGAGCCGTCCCCCGCCGTCCTGGAGGCCTGGCGGCTCCTCGACCGCACGGCGGGCCGCCTGCCGATCGGGGAGCTCGCCACCAGGACCGGCTGGAGCCTGCGGCACCTGGAGAACCGCTTCCGCGAGCAGATCGGTCTCACCCCGAAGCGCCTGGCCCGCGTCCTCCGGTTGAACCGGGCGATCGGGCTCCTCGCCACGGGCGGCGGGGCCGCCGGCGTCGCGGCCGACTGCGGGTTCTACGACCAGTCCCATCTCAGCCGCGAGTTCACGGCGATGACGGGGATGCCGCCGGGCCGTTTCCTGGCGGCCAGGAGCGGGGCCAGTGCATGGCTGGCCGGTTGAAACCGGCCATTCCGTGTGGTGCGTTTTTGTCCAATACGGAGCCGTGCGGCGGGTGTCAGCCTGTCTGCGCGCGCGACCCGTCGGGTCGCTCACCGGCTCACGACATGAAGGTGGATCAGAGAATGAGCAGCATCACTGGGTTCCGCAAGCGGGCCGCGGCCGCCCTCGGCGCGACGGCGCTGATCGTCGCGGGCGGTGTGGCGACGGCGGGCCAGGCGGCAGCCGGCCCCAACTGCCCGTCCGGCTACCACTGTGTCTTCTCGGCCTCCATCGCGAACAACAACAAGCACGCGTACTTCAACAGCGACACCGACTTCACCAACGACTACTTCGACGTCTACGGCAACGTCGTGAACGACGACGTCCACGCCGCCAGCAACTCCAGCAACAGCGGCTACGAGAGCCACTACTACCGGGACATCAACTACGGCGGCGGGCTGCTGTTCTGCGTGAACCCCGGCAGCTCGGTCGACTCCTGGCAGCTGCCGGACGACGGCGTCGACGGCAACGGCGACAGCGGCAGCAAGGCGGGCGAGGCCAGCTCCCTGCGGGTCCGCTCCACGACCACCATCCCCTGCTTCTGACCGACCGGCGCGATCCGGGGCCCGGCGACACGGGGGTGTGCCGGGCCCCGTCCCCCTCCACGCATCCGAAAGGCAGCTCACAGATGACCAAGAACAACCGGATCACCGGACTCGGCAAGCGGATCGCCTCCGTGGCCGGCGCGACCGCGCTGCTCGTGGGCGGCGCCGTCGCGACCGCGGGGCCCGCGGCGGCAGGTCCCAACTGCGCGTCCGGGTACCACTGCGTCTTCATCAGCTCCATCGAGAACAACGTCAAGCACTCGTACTTCAGCAGCGACAGCGACTTCACCAACGACACGTTCGACGGAGCCCCGGCCGACGTGAAGGTGAACGACTACGTCGAGGCCGCCAGCAACTCCAGCAACAGCGGCTACGAGAGCCACTACTACTACGACATCAACTACGGCGGCGGTCTCGTGTTCTGCGTGAACCCCGGCAGCTCGGTCGACCTCTGGTCGCTGACGGAGGACGGCTAC
The DNA window shown above is from Streptomyces vietnamensis and carries:
- a CDS encoding LLM class F420-dependent oxidoreductase produces the protein MRLGLALGYWGRGPSPAHLDLAREAERLGYDSVWTAEAWGSDAFTALTWLAAHTSRIRLGTAVAQMAARAPTTTAMHALTLDHLSGGRVLLGLGLSGPQVVEGWYGRPFPRSPLTATREYVDVVRQVLRREAPVRLDGRHHSHPYTGPDGTGLGKALKPITHPLRADVPILLGAEGPKNIAQTLAIADGWLPLYWTPDRWAEVYALPDALPDALPESFLVAPMVRAQLCEDVAAGLLPVKAMLGFYIGGMGHAARNFHADLMGRMGYEKEARRIQELFAAGRREEAVLAVPDAFADEISLVGPRERIAERLERWRQGPVTDLLVTAPDPATLRLLAELNA
- a CDS encoding helix-turn-helix domain-containing protein; amino-acid sequence: MRRRVCAAGNCQWFYARPDARLRPGIGAYRGFRSTAGLPQERLVVPTGRVSLLIGFGSEMRLGRTGRGAAGAAAPAHTSVVSGLHTRARVLGHQGDLHGVELTLAPWAAYRLFGAALGELADTVTDPADVLGGRVRDLGAALEAAPGWRERFALLDEALLRWTADSAPSHEPSPAVLEAWRLLDRTAGRLPIGELATRTGWSLRHLENRFREQIGLTPKRLARVLRLNRAIGLLATGGGAAGVAADCGFYDQSHLSREFTAMTGMPPGRFLAARSGASAWLAG